The following proteins are encoded in a genomic region of Mahella australiensis 50-1 BON:
- a CDS encoding polyphosphate polymerase domain-containing protein, which produces MNQHYRHELKHEIDVFDRIEIIRRLSLALEHDPFADESGSYIVHSLYFDTPDDTALQEKLDGVTPRTKFRLRYYNDNTDFIRLEKKCKSSDLSYKESAPITFEQCRKILNGKWDWLKTTDHPLMRELYAHIATNILRPKSVVIYRREAFAHPAGNIRITVDSDIKRGILIRQFLEPYAPTVHIDGRAVLEIKYDAFLPQFICDITRLRHRHRTSFSKYAASRILNWE; this is translated from the coding sequence ATGAATCAACATTATCGTCATGAATTAAAACATGAAATAGATGTTTTCGACCGCATAGAGATAATCCGCCGACTGTCCCTTGCACTGGAGCACGATCCATTTGCCGACGAGTCCGGCAGTTATATCGTGCACAGTTTGTATTTCGATACGCCTGATGATACCGCGCTGCAGGAAAAGCTGGACGGCGTAACGCCAAGGACAAAATTCAGGCTGCGCTACTATAATGATAATACGGATTTCATACGCCTGGAGAAAAAATGTAAGAGCTCCGATTTATCATACAAAGAAAGCGCTCCCATTACATTTGAACAATGCAGAAAGATATTGAACGGCAAGTGGGATTGGCTCAAAACGACCGATCATCCTCTCATGAGAGAGTTATACGCACATATAGCCACAAACATTCTCCGTCCCAAAAGCGTGGTAATATACCGGCGCGAAGCCTTTGCCCATCCTGCGGGCAATATTCGTATTACCGTAGACAGTGATATAAAACGTGGTATATTGATCAGACAATTTCTAGAGCCCTATGCTCCAACGGTGCATATAGACGGCCGAGCAGTTCTGGAAATAAAATATGACGCCTTTTTACCGCAGTTTATATGCGACATCACGCGCCTCCGCCACCGCCATCGTACATCTTTTTCTAAATATGCAGCATCAAGAATTTTGAATTGGGAGTGA
- a CDS encoding sensor histidine kinase — translation MLLEDFYEAIKIKDIRASAEYIAENIDSSDISSILEDISSRNELNVRVLDNDGMELYRTNQPYDRIIDRLSAADVRQLYWEAMRSGGLLFKRYEQAAPSRPQNGFMPSPPKNPMQTIVCVKVIQKAGDQTWTLLLGSSITPVDATVKTLRVQLIYATLILIAAAAFLAFILSRGIARPIIKINDSAKKLAKGNYDVSFNGTGYREIMELNETLNNAAKELAKTEKLRRELIANISHDLRTPLTMITGYGEIIRDLPDENTPENIRVIIDEANRLTRLVNDLMELSQLQSGTQQLQISRFNLTDVAKQTIERCAQFTKKDGYDITFSSDGDAWVEADELKISQVIYNLLGNALTYTGKDKTVAVSQQIKDGYVRISVKDTGDGISPEHIDNIWDRYYKVDKTHRRAALGTGLGLSIVKSIIQMHDGKCGVESKPGAGSTFWFELKLAEQ, via the coding sequence ATGCTTTTGGAAGATTTTTACGAAGCTATAAAAATAAAAGATATACGCGCCTCGGCGGAATATATAGCCGAAAACATAGATTCATCGGACATATCATCTATATTGGAAGATATATCCTCGCGTAATGAGCTAAACGTTAGGGTGCTGGACAACGATGGTATGGAATTATACCGCACCAACCAGCCTTACGACCGCATAATAGATAGGCTATCGGCAGCCGACGTGCGTCAGCTTTACTGGGAAGCCATGCGTTCCGGCGGGCTTTTATTCAAACGTTACGAGCAAGCAGCTCCGTCTCGACCGCAAAACGGATTTATGCCTTCTCCGCCGAAGAACCCTATGCAAACCATCGTATGCGTCAAAGTGATACAAAAGGCTGGTGATCAAACATGGACGTTGCTTTTGGGATCCAGCATAACACCGGTGGACGCCACCGTCAAAACTTTGAGGGTACAGCTTATTTATGCCACGCTAATTCTCATTGCAGCTGCAGCATTTTTGGCATTTATATTATCCAGAGGCATTGCCAGACCCATTATAAAGATCAACGATTCTGCTAAGAAACTGGCAAAGGGCAATTACGATGTTTCATTCAACGGGACCGGCTACAGGGAAATAATGGAGTTAAACGAAACCTTAAATAACGCCGCTAAGGAATTAGCAAAGACTGAGAAATTGCGTCGTGAGCTGATAGCCAACATATCGCATGATCTGCGCACGCCGCTCACCATGATAACGGGTTATGGCGAGATAATACGCGACTTGCCCGACGAAAACACGCCTGAAAATATCCGGGTTATCATTGATGAAGCAAATCGCCTGACCCGCCTGGTAAACGATTTGATGGAACTATCTCAACTGCAATCGGGCACACAGCAACTTCAGATCAGCCGTTTCAATTTGACCGATGTAGCAAAGCAAACTATCGAACGTTGCGCTCAATTTACGAAAAAAGACGGTTACGACATAACTTTTTCATCCGATGGGGATGCCTGGGTAGAAGCTGACGAGCTAAAAATTTCTCAGGTGATATACAATCTGTTAGGCAACGCCCTCACTTACACCGGTAAAGATAAAACCGTCGCTGTAAGCCAGCAGATAAAAGACGGCTATGTCCGCATATCCGTAAAAGACACCGGCGATGGTATATCGCCCGAGCATATAGACAATATCTGGGACAGATATTATAAAGTGGATAAAACCCATCGTCGGGCCGCTTTAGGTACAGGCCTGGGCCTTTCAATCGTCAAATCCATAATACAGATGCACGACGGCAAATGTGGCGTAGAGAGCAAGCCTGGGGCCGGCAGCACTTTTTGGTTTGAGTTAAAGCTTGCGGAGCAATAA
- a CDS encoding response regulator transcription factor, translated as MYNILVVDDEPKIRELIRKYAIFEGHEIVEAENGMQAIELCRRHNFDIIILDVMMPELDGFSTCHEIRKICDTPVLMLSARGEEYDRIHGFELGVDDYVVKPFSPKELMLRVDAIMKRTRKAETESDAFIYERLSINFAAHTVEIDGQRIDLSPRESDLLFYMVRNKNIALSRDKLMQEVWGYDFYGDDRTLDTHVKLLRKKLKEYSRLIVTVRGVGYRFETQ; from the coding sequence ATGTATAATATACTGGTAGTAGACGATGAACCGAAAATACGCGAACTTATTCGCAAATATGCCATATTCGAAGGACATGAGATAGTCGAAGCTGAAAACGGCATGCAGGCCATTGAGCTCTGCCGAAGGCATAATTTCGACATTATTATTTTAGATGTCATGATGCCGGAATTGGATGGCTTTTCGACATGCCATGAGATACGCAAAATATGCGACACACCTGTATTGATGCTGTCGGCGCGGGGCGAGGAATACGACCGCATACACGGCTTCGAACTCGGCGTGGATGATTACGTAGTGAAACCATTTTCGCCTAAGGAACTCATGCTGCGCGTCGATGCCATAATGAAGCGCACTCGCAAAGCAGAGACAGAAAGCGACGCCTTTATATACGAAAGGCTTTCTATAAACTTTGCCGCGCATACCGTGGAGATAGATGGACAACGGATAGATTTATCCCCCCGCGAATCCGATCTGCTCTTTTATATGGTACGGAATAAAAATATCGCCCTTTCGAGAGATAAGCTGATGCAAGAAGTATGGGGATACGATTTCTACGGGGACGATCGCACCTTGGATACGCACGTCAAGTTACTGCGCAAAAAACTCAAAGAATACAGCCGTTTGATAGTCACAGTAAGGGGAGTGGGGTACCGCTTTGAAACACAATAA